A genomic region of Ignavibacteria bacterium contains the following coding sequences:
- a CDS encoding DNA adenine methylase yields MKKTNTQILGLSEILVIDSKIVQPDLFLTDLKEEFLYKLKGKGKKYKRYLGSPLRYAGGKSWAVGYVIEKLPSNLKRLISPFFGGGSIEIAVAKELNVEVFGFELFDILVNYWKVQIEQPEELYRELKKLKPDKKIYNQIKEILKKHWKGEIVLPSLKLAAYYYFNHNLSYGPGFLGWMSSVYANQETYNRLLERVRNFYVKNLTVECSSFEQVIPNFQNDFLYCDPPYYLGEDSTLFRGLYPQRNFPIHHNNFNHELLRDLLYNHKNGFILSYNDSPTIRQWYKDFEIIELPIHYTMGQGETRIGVNRIKDNRNHIKKTKELLIIKND; encoded by the coding sequence ATGAAGAAAACAAATACTCAAATTTTAGGTTTATCAGAAATATTGGTTATTGATTCTAAAATTGTTCAACCTGATTTGTTTTTGACAGATCTAAAAGAAGAGTTCTTATATAAATTAAAAGGTAAAGGGAAAAAATATAAGAGATATCTTGGATCTCCTTTAAGATATGCTGGCGGGAAAAGTTGGGCTGTAGGTTATGTTATTGAAAAATTGCCTTCTAATCTGAAAAGATTAATCTCACCATTTTTTGGTGGTGGGTCGATTGAAATAGCTGTCGCCAAAGAATTAAATGTAGAAGTTTTTGGTTTTGAACTTTTTGATATTCTCGTTAATTATTGGAAAGTCCAGATTGAACAACCCGAAGAGTTATATCGAGAACTGAAAAAATTAAAACCTGATAAAAAAATCTATAATCAGATAAAAGAGATACTTAAAAAACATTGGAAAGGTGAGATAGTTCTACCATCACTCAAATTAGCTGCTTACTACTACTTTAATCACAATCTGTCTTATGGTCCAGGATTTCTTGGTTGGATGTCAAGTGTTTATGCAAATCAAGAAACATATAATCGATTACTCGAACGAGTCAGAAATTTTTATGTTAAAAATTTGACAGTTGAATGTTCATCATTTGAGCAAGTAATACCAAATTTCCAGAATGATTTTCTATATTGTGACCCTCCGTATTATCTGGGCGAAGATAGTACATTATTCCGAGGCCTTTATCCTCAGAGAAATTTTCCTATCCATCATAATAATTTCAATCACGAATTATTAAGGGATTTGTTGTATAACCATAAAAACGGATTTATACTATCTTATAATGATTCGCCAACAATACGCCAGTGGTATAAAGATTTTGAAATAATAGAATTACCTATACATTATACAATGGGTCAGGGTGAAACAAGGATAGGGGTTAACAGAATTAAAGATAATCGTAATCACATAAAAAAGACTAAGGAATTATTAATTATCAAAAATGACTAA
- a CDS encoding TonB-dependent receptor — MLNKIFKVIFLVFLTSKIILAQSTGCTIAGVVKDSISGQAVIGASVIVFTDTNFNSAPYRGTITNRYGFYSLPNIPAGEYFILVRSLGYNSISMRVKIDQNQKSLRLNFSLLESELVLPEVVIKDKRESEIANQISVINVSPELIKSLPSMSGEVDLFRTLQLLPGIKISTEISNGLYVRGGSPDQTLTLVDGVIVYNPSHLGNFASTFNTDAISDIKLIKGAFPANYGGRLSSVIDIKLREGSRDKSKAKVGLGMISSNFLFESPLAENSTIMLSGRRMYYDRLQNLFYSSSVLPRYNFYDFNGKLTYNLNESNWLTISGFFGNDKLYASDKGAIGYDINWGNKTLSVGWTSISSPILFSTTSISYTNYKFQVFIEDRLGASSNYFTFSDLTDFSLKRETEFFPSESNLVKFGAEVSIHNFKLTSSDFYLDEVDRESNLNNDQISLEGVLYATNELKLTNWFSTNLGGRVYYFKERKRLSLEPRLSLSFIPVNDFYIRLAYARAHQFLHMITRNDISLPTDLWYPSNQKIEPAMSDQFVLGAETFLFDGVYQVSVEGYYKTLNNILEFNPAAKFSLSTKIEDQLEVGKGEAYGVEFLLNKRAGDLNGWIGYTLSWTKRKFDEINRGKIYYPRYDRRHDVSIVLSYSLLNDWNISATWIYGTGQAYTLPTGQFGFSEVGESNQNLRFDYLSRNTYRLPDYHKLDLSIGYKFKIKEMSCQANLSFFNLYNRKNPFAQYITYEVDPSTGEKIPKLKQLTLFPFIPAFSISAQF, encoded by the coding sequence ATGCTAAATAAAATTTTCAAAGTAATCTTCTTAGTTTTTTTAACATCTAAAATAATCTTAGCCCAATCAACTGGCTGCACAATTGCTGGAGTTGTAAAAGACAGCATTTCAGGTCAGGCAGTAATCGGAGCCAGTGTAATAGTTTTTACAGACACAAATTTTAATAGTGCACCGTATCGTGGAACAATCACAAATCGTTATGGATTTTATTCACTTCCAAATATTCCAGCTGGCGAGTATTTTATTTTAGTTCGTAGTCTTGGTTATAATTCTATTTCAATGAGAGTAAAAATAGATCAAAATCAAAAATCGTTGAGACTTAATTTTTCGCTTCTTGAATCAGAATTGGTACTGCCAGAAGTAGTGATTAAAGATAAAAGAGAGAGTGAAATTGCTAATCAGATCAGCGTCATTAATGTTTCTCCAGAATTAATTAAGTCTTTGCCTTCAATGAGTGGAGAAGTTGATTTATTCAGAACTCTTCAACTTTTACCAGGAATAAAAATATCGACTGAAATTTCAAATGGTTTGTATGTTCGCGGCGGTTCTCCAGATCAAACTTTAACACTTGTTGATGGAGTAATCGTTTACAATCCTTCCCATCTCGGAAATTTTGCAAGCACATTTAATACAGATGCAATAAGTGATATCAAGTTAATCAAAGGAGCTTTTCCTGCAAATTATGGCGGTAGACTTTCAAGTGTAATCGATATAAAATTACGTGAAGGTTCAAGAGATAAATCAAAAGCTAAGGTTGGGCTCGGAATGATAAGCAGCAATTTCTTATTTGAAAGTCCCCTCGCTGAAAATTCCACTATAATGCTCTCGGGCAGAAGAATGTATTATGATAGACTTCAAAATTTGTTTTATTCATCTTCAGTTTTGCCGCGATATAATTTCTATGACTTCAATGGAAAATTAACTTATAATTTGAATGAATCTAATTGGTTAACTATTAGCGGATTTTTTGGAAACGATAAGCTTTATGCTTCCGATAAAGGAGCAATCGGATATGATATAAACTGGGGGAATAAAACACTAAGTGTAGGATGGACATCAATCTCTTCGCCTATTTTATTCTCGACAACCTCGATCAGTTATACTAATTACAAATTTCAGGTTTTTATCGAAGATCGATTAGGAGCTTCATCAAATTACTTTACATTTAGTGATTTGACAGATTTTTCTCTGAAAAGAGAAACGGAATTTTTTCCATCCGAATCAAATCTGGTAAAATTTGGTGCCGAAGTTTCTATTCATAATTTCAAATTAACTTCAAGTGATTTTTACCTCGATGAGGTTGACAGAGAATCAAATCTAAATAACGATCAAATTTCTCTTGAAGGTGTCCTTTACGCAACTAATGAATTAAAACTAACCAACTGGTTTTCTACAAATCTTGGCGGGAGAGTTTATTATTTTAAGGAGAGAAAGAGACTAAGTCTCGAGCCTCGGCTGTCATTATCATTTATCCCAGTAAATGATTTTTACATTAGACTTGCTTACGCTCGTGCACATCAATTTTTACATATGATTACAAGAAACGACATTTCTTTACCGACAGACTTATGGTATCCATCGAATCAGAAAATTGAACCAGCAATGTCCGATCAATTTGTTTTAGGTGCTGAAACTTTTCTCTTTGATGGTGTCTATCAAGTTTCAGTTGAAGGTTATTATAAAACACTTAATAATATTTTGGAATTTAATCCAGCAGCCAAGTTTTCTCTTTCCACAAAAATTGAAGATCAGCTTGAGGTTGGAAAAGGGGAAGCTTATGGTGTAGAGTTTCTATTAAATAAAAGAGCAGGTGATTTAAATGGCTGGATTGGTTATACACTTTCCTGGACAAAAAGAAAATTTGATGAAATCAATCGAGGAAAAATTTATTATCCAAGATATGACAGAAGACACGATGTATCGATTGTGCTTTCTTATTCGCTTTTGAATGATTGGAATATCTCGGCAACCTGGATTTACGGAACTGGTCAAGCATATACTTTGCCGACAGGTCAATTCGGTTTTTCTGAAGTGGGTGAATCAAATCAAAACTTAAGATTTGATTATTTGAGTCGAAATACTTACAGACTCCCAGATTATCATAAACTTGATTTAAGTATTGGATATAAATTCAAAATCAAAGAAATGAGCTGTCAGGCTAATTTAAGTTTCTTCAATCTTTATAATAGAAAAAATCCATTTGCTCAATATATAACTTATGAAGTTGATCCTTCGACGGGTGAAAAAATTCCTAAGCTCAAGCAGTTAACTCTATTCCCGTTTATTCCAGCTTTTTCAATCAGTGCTCAATTTTAA
- a CDS encoding (2Fe-2S)-binding protein: MKIKSLKEIQISFVLNGEKIELKTKPNKRLLDILRDDLGLTGTKEGCSIGECGACTVIVNGKAVNSCLVLAGEVDGAEVITIEGIARNGNLHPLQENFLKYGAVQCGFCTPGMILSAYALLLKKKNPNEEEIKEAIAGNLCRCTGYKQIIEAIKQTSMDKVEERS, from the coding sequence ATGAAAATTAAATCATTAAAGGAAATTCAGATTAGTTTTGTACTTAATGGGGAAAAGATTGAATTAAAGACAAAGCCGAATAAAAGACTACTCGACATTTTGAGAGATGATCTTGGTTTAACCGGAACAAAAGAAGGCTGCTCAATTGGTGAGTGTGGTGCCTGCACAGTTATTGTAAATGGCAAAGCTGTAAACTCTTGTTTAGTTTTAGCTGGTGAAGTTGATGGTGCTGAAGTAATTACAATTGAGGGAATTGCAAGAAATGGTAACCTACATCCATTGCAGGAGAATTTCCTTAAATATGGAGCTGTTCAATGTGGTTTTTGTACACCTGGAATGATACTCTCTGCTTATGCTCTTCTATTGAAGAAAAAGAATCCAAATGAAGAAGAGATTAAAGAAGCAATAGCAGGTAATCTTTGCCGTTGCACTGGTTATAAACAAATTATAGAGGCTATTAAACAAACATCAATGGATAAAGTTGAAGAGCGATCATAA
- a CDS encoding PAS domain S-box protein encodes MNESDQKKLNSEHSPAFSDLYQNFLKIPLPVFIINRDKHNRYVLHSFNEEAKLIFALPLERLINKEIRLFWPRESWDDFRKCIVSAIRKNQTSNLDSVRIEKEGRERSFAIRVWKIAESMACCLFLETIDKSFFIQSVLNEKLKYEELFKHTPVMMTNIDLNGKIIDANLNWITKTGFEREELIGKNVKDYFIIEPNSNLALKSFPDLLVNDELKNFPVQILKKDGTFLFSVITARPLFDINGKFIRCYLVAHDISDLKSIQEEYKNVEKLLRSLLENSASAILIYSSARGITECNNKAEELFGQKKEELIGKKIYELNSFKNLETNIGDLKSIFENPVSTYPESFNLNLSSGQQKKFFEVHITKISIKEEPLAIISILDRSLEKIKDEKIQETEKRFQTLFEESNDALKLFDNSGKILMMNKVAREYFNDYIDKGSYIQIKYKGFDYKKILLDFINSSKKSESFEYKLKTGSLNRIIKENLIKIDFENGEKLIYSISRDITREKLAEDELRKSEQNLRNLNDTKNRLIYILSHDLRAPTSSIIGIVNAILEDSHLTKEEIQNYLKLIKSASTYQLDLINNLLDWSLLESGKFNYTIEPKDLEYAVYNSLNSVKGLLDQKKIKLEIKVHSALVLIDLNLFSRILINLVSNAIKFSYPESKIWISTKLLNNSRIEISIKDNGIGIDKEVFEKLFTFKEKVSRHGTSGERGTGLGLSLCKDMVKILGGSLKIESPVKFVSKKPVGTIVSFDVKTVEPKVLISDKIKININLLKQNLNGYKFVRKNIDKIETHLSEDYYFFITIDEKELKESLIESLLNNYKTTKNLVVVSNNSQREIEGIKWTQPNELISFLQNEIHKIQFELDQQKSIAKQMKKYWS; translated from the coding sequence ATGAATGAAAGCGATCAAAAAAAATTGAATTCTGAACATTCTCCAGCATTTTCTGATCTTTATCAGAACTTTTTAAAAATTCCTCTTCCTGTTTTTATTATAAATCGAGACAAGCACAATCGATATGTTTTACATTCCTTCAACGAAGAAGCGAAATTAATTTTTGCTCTTCCCCTTGAACGATTAATTAATAAAGAAATTCGACTTTTCTGGCCACGAGAATCCTGGGATGATTTCAGAAAATGCATTGTGAGTGCAATTAGAAAGAATCAGACTTCAAACCTTGATTCAGTTCGAATTGAAAAAGAAGGTCGTGAGAGAAGTTTTGCAATTCGTGTGTGGAAAATTGCTGAATCAATGGCTTGTTGTTTATTCCTCGAAACAATTGACAAGTCCTTTTTCATTCAATCGGTCTTAAACGAAAAACTTAAATATGAAGAGCTTTTTAAACACACTCCAGTGATGATGACCAATATCGATTTAAATGGTAAAATTATTGATGCAAATCTAAACTGGATTACGAAGACAGGTTTTGAAAGAGAAGAGCTCATCGGTAAAAATGTGAAAGATTATTTTATTATTGAGCCGAATTCCAATCTGGCACTAAAATCTTTTCCAGATTTATTAGTTAATGACGAGCTTAAAAATTTCCCGGTTCAGATTCTTAAAAAAGATGGGACTTTCCTTTTTTCTGTTATTACTGCAAGACCTTTATTTGATATTAATGGTAAGTTTATTCGCTGTTATCTTGTTGCTCACGATATAAGTGATTTAAAATCAATTCAGGAAGAATATAAAAATGTTGAAAAACTTTTAAGAAGCCTCCTCGAAAATTCTGCTTCGGCTATCTTAATCTATTCATCAGCAAGGGGAATAACTGAGTGTAACAATAAAGCTGAAGAATTGTTTGGACAAAAAAAAGAAGAGTTGATTGGTAAGAAAATCTACGAATTAAATTCTTTCAAAAATTTAGAGACAAACATTGGTGATCTCAAATCAATTTTTGAAAATCCTGTTTCAACTTATCCAGAAAGTTTTAATTTGAATTTATCTTCAGGGCAGCAGAAAAAATTTTTCGAAGTACACATTACAAAAATCAGTATTAAGGAAGAGCCACTGGCAATAATTTCAATTTTGGATAGATCGCTGGAAAAAATTAAAGACGAAAAAATTCAGGAAACAGAAAAAAGATTTCAAACACTTTTTGAAGAGTCTAATGATGCTCTGAAATTGTTTGATAACTCTGGAAAAATTTTGATGATGAATAAAGTTGCTCGCGAATATTTTAATGATTATATCGATAAAGGCAGCTATATACAGATTAAATACAAAGGATTTGACTACAAAAAAATACTCCTTGATTTTATTAACTCAAGTAAAAAAAGTGAGAGCTTCGAATATAAATTAAAGACGGGCTCACTCAACCGCATAATTAAAGAAAATCTAATTAAGATTGATTTTGAAAATGGTGAAAAATTAATCTATTCAATCTCAAGGGATATTACGAGAGAAAAACTTGCTGAAGATGAACTTAGAAAGAGTGAACAAAATCTTCGCAATCTTAACGATACAAAGAATCGATTAATCTATATTTTATCTCACGATTTAAGAGCTCCAACATCAAGTATTATTGGAATTGTTAATGCAATTCTTGAAGACTCACATCTTACCAAAGAAGAAATTCAAAACTATTTGAAATTAATAAAGAGTGCTTCGACATATCAGCTGGATCTTATTAACAATTTGCTCGATTGGTCACTACTCGAATCTGGAAAATTTAACTACACAATAGAACCAAAAGACCTTGAGTACGCTGTTTATAATTCATTGAATTCGGTTAAAGGTTTGCTGGATCAAAAGAAAATTAAACTTGAGATTAAAGTTCATTCAGCGTTGGTTTTGATTGACCTTAACTTATTTAGCAGAATTTTAATTAATCTTGTCTCCAATGCAATCAAGTTCAGTTATCCTGAAAGTAAAATCTGGATAAGTACAAAACTGCTTAATAATTCAAGAATTGAAATTTCAATTAAAGATAATGGAATCGGAATTGATAAAGAAGTTTTTGAAAAACTTTTCACATTTAAGGAAAAAGTAAGTCGTCACGGAACTTCGGGAGAAAGAGGCACAGGACTCGGACTTTCACTTTGCAAAGATATGGTCAAGATTCTTGGTGGAAGCTTAAAGATAGAAAGTCCAGTGAAATTTGTTAGCAAAAAACCAGTCGGAACAATCGTAAGTTTTGATGTCAAAACAGTTGAGCCGAAGGTTTTAATCTCAGACAAAATTAAAATTAACATCAACCTTCTTAAGCAAAATTTAAATGGATACAAATTTGTCAGGAAAAACATTGACAAAATTGAAACGCATTTAAGTGAAGACTATTACTTCTTTATAACGATTGATGAAAAAGAACTCAAGGAGTCTTTAATTGAAAGTTTGTTGAATAATTACAAGACCACAAAAAATTTGGTTGTGGTTTCAAATAATTCTCAAAGAGAAATTGAAGGAATAAAGTGGACACAACCAAACGAATTAATTTCTTTCTTACAGAATGAAATTCATAAAATTCAATTTGAACTTGATCAGCAGAAAAGTATTGCAAAACAGATGAAAAAATACTGGTCTTAA
- the rmuC gene encoding DNA recombination protein RmuC yields the protein MDTLIIFLLGFVIGGAIASLFFILRKKDFENITTQIVSQTEEQKEKERQQIIDYLKNSFANLSLEALNKSTQQFLQLASQTLSSQLQSGSMTLEEKKKLIDQTLQSMQEELNKVQNLIKELEKDRVEKFGMLTQRISESQKIIQQLNETTSRLTSALASSKVRGQWGERMAEDILRLSGLKEGINYLKQKAIQSGNTRPDYTFLLPNQLKVNMDVKFPYDNYMNYQNASSDAERETYKQNFLKDVRSRIKEVTTRDYINPAENTVDYVLVFIPNEYMYAFIMENDPNIIDEALKQRVILCSPITLYAILAIIRQAVDNFSLEQKASQIIELMGLFHKQWNEFLKSLENMGKKIDDAKKEFERLTTTRKNQLEKPLKKIEELREAAGIKLGIDNGKLISNGIDQKSASLDLDDE from the coding sequence ATGGACACTTTAATAATTTTTCTTCTCGGTTTTGTAATTGGCGGGGCGATTGCTTCGTTGTTTTTTATTTTAAGAAAAAAAGATTTCGAGAACATTACCACACAAATCGTTAGTCAAACAGAAGAACAGAAAGAAAAAGAACGTCAGCAAATAATAGATTATCTCAAAAATTCTTTTGCAAATCTTTCACTTGAAGCTCTCAATAAAAGCACACAACAATTTCTTCAGCTTGCAAGTCAAACTTTATCAAGCCAGTTACAAAGCGGTTCAATGACACTTGAAGAAAAGAAGAAACTAATTGATCAGACTCTTCAATCAATGCAGGAAGAATTAAACAAAGTTCAAAATTTAATCAAGGAGCTCGAGAAGGATAGAGTAGAAAAATTTGGAATGTTAACTCAAAGAATTTCTGAATCTCAAAAAATTATTCAACAATTAAATGAAACAACAAGTAGATTGACTTCTGCTCTTGCGAGTTCTAAGGTTCGTGGTCAATGGGGCGAAAGAATGGCTGAAGATATTCTGAGACTAAGCGGACTGAAAGAAGGTATTAATTACTTAAAACAAAAAGCAATTCAAAGTGGAAATACAAGACCTGATTATACATTTCTTTTGCCTAATCAACTTAAAGTTAATATGGATGTAAAATTCCCTTATGATAATTATATGAATTATCAAAATGCATCAAGCGATGCTGAAAGGGAAACTTACAAACAAAATTTTCTTAAAGATGTGAGATCAAGAATTAAAGAAGTTACAACTCGGGATTATATTAATCCTGCAGAAAACACAGTCGATTATGTCCTGGTTTTTATTCCGAATGAATATATGTATGCGTTCATAATGGAAAATGATCCAAATATTATTGATGAAGCATTAAAGCAAAGAGTAATTCTCTGTTCGCCAATTACTCTTTACGCGATACTTGCAATTATCCGTCAGGCAGTTGATAATTTCAGTCTTGAACAAAAAGCTTCTCAAATTATTGAACTGATGGGATTATTTCACAAGCAATGGAATGAATTTTTGAAGTCGCTTGAAAATATGGGCAAAAAAATTGACGACGCAAAAAAAGAATTCGAACGATTAACCACAACAAGAAAAAATCAACTTGAAAAACCACTTAAGAAAATTGAAGAACTAAGAGAAGCCGCAGGCATCAAACTCGGAATAGATAACGGAAAATTAATTTCAAATGGGATTGATCAAAAATCAGCATCTTTAGATTTAGATGATGAATGA
- a CDS encoding glycosyltransferase family 2 protein, with product MIERRKRQNIIPKLKKRVFTPQEKRQRKVSVVIPAYNEEDSLRPLAIELKKVFNELRDYEFEVIIVDDGSTDNSLKVLNEIKREDDRFKIISFQKNYGKSAALSVGFKYATGDLIITMDADLQDDPHEIPNLIKKIDEGYDLVSGWKKIRFDPFIKKYSSRIFNFVTSLLTGIKIHDFNCGLKIYRREVTQSIKVYGEMHRYLPVLAHWNGFRVGEIVVRHHPRRYGKTKFGASRFLKGFLDLITILFTTRYLRRPLHFFGTIGFLLFLAGFIIDLYLAIEWAFYGKYLTNRPMLWLGILLILLGVQTIAIGLIGEMIAHHAQRVEDYHIKILKL from the coding sequence ATGATTGAAAGAAGAAAGAGACAAAATATTATTCCAAAACTGAAGAAAAGAGTTTTTACTCCACAGGAGAAAAGACAGCGTAAGGTTTCTGTGGTAATTCCTGCCTACAACGAAGAAGACAGCTTAAGACCGCTTGCAATTGAGTTGAAGAAAGTTTTTAATGAATTAAGAGACTATGAGTTTGAAGTAATAATTGTAGATGATGGAAGTACCGATAACTCACTAAAAGTTTTAAATGAAATTAAAAGAGAAGATGATCGATTTAAGATAATTTCATTTCAGAAAAATTATGGTAAATCAGCTGCACTTTCAGTTGGATTTAAGTATGCAACTGGCGATTTAATTATCACAATGGATGCAGATCTTCAGGATGATCCCCACGAAATTCCAAATCTCATAAAAAAAATTGACGAAGGATACGACTTGGTCTCGGGTTGGAAAAAGATTCGATTTGATCCATTCATTAAAAAATATTCTTCAAGGATATTCAACTTTGTCACTTCACTTCTAACAGGAATAAAAATTCATGATTTCAATTGCGGATTAAAGATTTATCGAAGGGAGGTTACTCAGAGTATCAAAGTTTATGGCGAGATGCATCGTTACTTGCCTGTCCTTGCACATTGGAATGGATTCAGAGTTGGTGAGATTGTTGTTCGTCATCATCCGAGAAGGTATGGTAAAACAAAATTTGGTGCCAGTCGTTTTCTTAAAGGTTTTCTCGATTTGATCACAATTCTTTTCACAACACGATATTTAAGAAGACCACTTCACTTTTTTGGAACAATTGGATTTCTGTTGTTTCTGGCAGGATTTATTATTGATCTTTATTTAGCTATCGAATGGGCGTTTTATGGGAAATATCTAACTAATCGACCGATGTTGTGGCTTGGTATTTTGTTAATTCTCCTCGGTGTTCAAACAATTGCAATTGGCTTAATTGGTGAAATGATTGCCCACCATGCTCAAAGAGTTGAAGATTATCATATCAAGATTTTAAAACTTTAA
- a CDS encoding tetratricopeptide repeat protein, with the protein MKKNISTFVLVLLCAILSNLYSQQYPSGYQIFEKAKNAVAIINVYDENRNLMRIGAGFTYTPDGQIVTTYNLVNGGTYVKIKVNDKEYVPVAIYKIDRRRDVIVYKIDDNGLPFLSVANSDNVKIGDRVFTIGNPLGFERSFSEGIISAKRDFGAGKVYFQFTGPTTEGMEGSPLLNENGDVIGIISSRSYMDKDLNFAIQINSVREILESTEVKNYSVPNFFVYEKPLTNFNLGLSYESMGDHATAIWYYLKSLKDEVTPETYRRLAYCHEQLGNFKTAESYYRKAKELEERR; encoded by the coding sequence ATGAAGAAAAACATTTCCACATTTGTGCTGGTTCTCTTGTGTGCGATCTTATCTAATCTTTATTCACAACAATACCCATCTGGTTATCAAATATTTGAAAAGGCTAAAAATGCTGTAGCCATTATTAATGTTTACGATGAGAATAGAAATTTAATGAGGATTGGAGCTGGTTTTACTTACACTCCTGATGGTCAAATAGTTACAACATACAATCTTGTTAATGGCGGAACTTATGTCAAAATCAAAGTGAATGACAAGGAATATGTTCCAGTGGCAATTTATAAAATTGATCGTCGGCGGGATGTGATTGTTTACAAAATTGATGATAATGGTTTGCCTTTTCTAAGTGTTGCAAATTCTGATAATGTTAAAATTGGTGATAGAGTTTTTACGATTGGTAATCCTCTCGGCTTCGAAAGATCTTTTTCTGAAGGTATTATCAGCGCTAAAAGAGATTTTGGAGCTGGTAAGGTTTATTTTCAATTTACAGGACCGACAACCGAAGGTATGGAAGGAAGTCCTCTATTAAATGAAAATGGTGATGTGATTGGTATTATCTCTTCTCGCTCATATATGGATAAGGATTTGAACTTTGCGATTCAAATCAACAGTGTAAGAGAAATTTTGGAATCTACTGAAGTAAAAAATTACTCAGTTCCAAATTTCTTTGTTTATGAAAAACCATTGACTAATTTTAATCTCGGTTTGTCTTATGAGAGTATGGGAGACCATGCAACTGCGATTTGGTATTATCTGAAATCTTTAAAAGATGAGGTTACTCCAGAGACTTATAGAAGATTAGCTTACTGTCATGAACAACTTGGCAATTTTAAGACAGCTGAGAGTTATTATCGAAAAGCAAAAGAACTTGAAGAAAGAAGGTAA
- a CDS encoding xanthine dehydrogenase family protein subunit M yields MIQKFNYVAPKTLSTALKVLSKNKNAKILAGGTDILPGFHIESRRFVETELLVDIKKISNLHLVREKKDSVEIGACVTFSEIAENEIIRKYFPLLAKAAESVGSVQIRNRATIVGNFVNNAPCADSVPPLLVYDAKIQIQSLNRIKEISLQKFLIKPYSTALKKGEIVTKIILPKPNKNFAGEFYKLGRRRAVAISRISLAVLMNKQNLLIDEIRIASGAVTPIGTRLYELEKFAKGKEANSETFKELAIKLGEKVLEITGLRWSSEYKLPVLQQVFYLLLEKVNEYEN; encoded by the coding sequence ATGATTCAAAAATTTAATTATGTCGCTCCTAAAACTTTAAGCACTGCTTTGAAAGTTTTATCTAAAAATAAAAATGCAAAAATATTGGCTGGCGGTACAGATATCTTGCCTGGCTTTCATATTGAATCAAGAAGGTTTGTTGAAACTGAATTACTCGTGGACATTAAAAAAATTTCCAATCTTCATTTAGTTAGAGAGAAAAAAGATTCTGTTGAAATAGGTGCCTGCGTAACTTTCTCTGAAATCGCTGAAAATGAGATCATAAGAAAATATTTTCCACTTCTTGCCAAAGCAGCCGAAAGTGTTGGTAGTGTTCAAATCAGAAATAGGGCAACAATTGTTGGTAATTTTGTGAACAATGCACCCTGCGCTGATAGTGTTCCCCCTTTACTTGTTTATGATGCTAAGATTCAAATTCAATCATTAAATCGAATCAAGGAAATCTCGCTTCAAAAATTTTTAATTAAACCTTATTCCACCGCGTTGAAGAAAGGAGAAATTGTAACTAAAATCATTCTTCCAAAACCAAACAAAAACTTTGCCGGAGAATTTTACAAACTTGGCAGGAGAAGAGCTGTTGCAATCAGTAGAATTTCACTCGCTGTTCTAATGAATAAACAAAATCTATTAATCGATGAAATTAGAATTGCCAGTGGTGCAGTTACTCCAATTGGAACTCGTCTTTATGAGCTTGAAAAATTTGCAAAAGGTAAAGAAGCAAATTCTGAAACGTTCAAAGAGCTTGCAATTAAACTTGGGGAAAAAGTTTTAGAGATAACAGGATTAAGATGGTCATCGGAATATAAACTTCCTGTTTTGCAGCAAGTTTTTTATCTCCTACTCGAAAAGGTGAATGAATATGAAAATTAA